A window of Sphaeramia orbicularis chromosome 8, fSphaOr1.1, whole genome shotgun sequence genomic DNA:
GAAGGTCCTCATACAAGTACTGGTTTGTGAAGCAACAGCTGAACTACCCTCCTCATCTTTTCTTCTTGCTGTGTCGAagcatcttcttcctcttcagaATCATCTCATAGAGTTTCTCAAGGCCTGGCTGCAGACCCTGACCATCCAATGCAGAGCAGCCCTGAGTGTGGTGCAGCGTGGATGAACTCAGCTCATGGAGTGCCAGAACCTTCTCCAcctgaaaaccaaaaaacatcaaCAGTCAGTTAAAAACATAATTTCATCTCAGTATTATAATTTGTAATTAGGAGGCTTTTAACTCacacaatatagtaaaaaaatgaaatacacaAACTTCAAACAAAACATAGCTGTAGGTGGCTTTTCTGGGGATAAAGCCAACCACGACAGTTTGAAATTAGCTTCATTGCTTTAATAAAGAACATGTGGGATGTTGATTAAACAATGATACGGTTTCAGACCTGTTTCATCATTGTTGTAAAAGACATTTTCTTTCCTTAACAACATTTCGTGCACAGCAATTAGAATGCGTAACAAACTTTGTTTAACAAATATTCacttcaatattcaacaaatattgcagcagcaGCCAAATACTGGCCTAACAAAATTTGTtaaactaaatactcaagagctgtaatcagcaataaaatgaactttttccttaaacaaaagtgcatgatgTCACTAATTTAGTCGACAActaactagggctgggcgatgAAACGGtaacgatatatattgcgatataacttttcctcaatagaagtatcagacatgctcaatacaatCTCGACAGTATTCATTCGTTTATGTTTTGACAAACATAAAAACTAGTAGTGGACATAAAAAGTAAGTAAGTAGCGCCGCACCGCACCgcaccaatcacactagagcgaCATCAAGTTAGGTTAACACACACAGtacaggcgtaagagcagccgctgcacacatgctaatgtttgggctgctgTGGGAGATACAGCagtgggttaggttagggttaaccctacccctaacctaaAAGAAATGAAAGTGACATGATGgcaaaagtgttaatgctgtaacctggcaattttgtggaaaaccagatggatgcccattgtcccctcccatgacctttgatttgaaatcccaccgctacttcacgcaaTCCAGTTTttacttggattgtgcaatttgccccttgCTCACTTTTGCatgaaacctgggtctgtaaatctggacaaatatccaccaatcccccaCCTACTGATGCCCTGTATAGCCTATGTGGAGAATGCAAACACTCACCATGGTAAAGCTGGCAAGAGATTCACAGATTCACACTTAGTGGTTCAATAGATCATCGGTCAATAATCATCGAGACACGAATGACAGCTCTATACGGCTTTGGCAGCACAGAGAGGCTACTACAACCTTGTTTCCATCCAAACGGTCCTGAACGAACGGTAGACAGCATTGCCTTGAATGTGGACCCAGTTAGTGAGCACTGGTTTAGGGACCATTTGCAAAGTACTAATCTGAAAATTTGTACATATTGAAAATTCAGTAACTTTGCTTCTACTCAGTGAAATGGCACCAGATTTATCTCCCACACCCATGAACCCTTTCTGCACACACTACACCACTCAGATTGGGCAAATATCATACAGATTAGCAAAAATATAATATGAGGTACATCTCCGTATTTAAATGGGCCAACATAGTGTTACCAAGTAATGTattgtttgcttatttgtttgaGGGCTTGTTTACATGTTTGCAGgggaaattataaaaaaaaaacaacaaaaaaaaaccaactatatatatatatatatatatatatatatatatatgtacatacagggtggggaagcaaaatttacaatgaatatttagttgttttttctcagcaggcactacgtcagttgttttgaaaccaaacacatattgatgtcataatcataactaacactattatccataccttttcagaaacttttcccatatgagtaatcaggaaagcaaacgtcaaagagtgtgtgatttgctgaatgcactcgtcacaccaaaggagatttcaaaaatagttggagtgtccataaagactgtttataatgtaaagaagagaatgactatgagcaaaactattacgagaaagtctggaagatactaataaagaagaatgggagaggttgtcacccgaatatttgaggaacacttgcgcaagtttcaggaagcgtgtgaaggcagttattgagaaagaaggaggacacataaataaaaacattttctaatatgtaaattttcttgtggcaaataaattccatgactttcaataaagtaattggtcgtacactgtctttcaatccctgcctcaaaatattgtaaattttgcttccccaccctgtatgtatgtatgtatgtgtatatatatgtatatatatatatatatatatatatatatatatagggctgtgcaattaattgaaattcgattacgatttcgattattacacgcaacgattacaaaaattatgtaattgagaaaaaacaattattaattttgagttgttttaattcacgcgcacgcaagctcccatgagctgctctgccccgctcccctctaagctactgctgcctgctagccggcaggtccaccccaagaggaaagttgtacctagcggtcttgaaaaatggcaggagaatcacagcagaagtgcttggtaaacaaaaaaggcaagtcaaattcaattgtatggaatcactttgggtttgatgaagaagacgaagagcaaaaacacatcacgtgcaaaaagtgtttcgtagttgtgtccgcaccgaccggtaacacaacaaacctttaaaccatctaaagtttaaccaccgccaccgttatcataatcttatgaaaaactaaaacacataaaaacaactccgtttacaacttcgcctgcaatgcaatcttcagtctccgaatctctttacgctgcaactcccgtattaacctaacctgacctaacccgtataaccctaacatacgtattctagatggctgatgtatacagaaggcctgaactgaaacctcacggcacgccactgaatttactgtttcatactacattgaacatacttgaatttataatttgcactttacgtgagttttttttttttttattgctacagttctatggcaagtctatagcagtttaattacagtgcactatttatttacaaaaggaaacatacttgaatttacagtacacttatttgcattcaaagatttttttgtttcgtacaaaagtgaacatactttgtttcagtggttaaaagctttatttttgtttaaagagtatattttacattgttttgcaagaaaaaaataaacaacttaaggttaacaaataatcgtttttaataattgtgatttcaattattgctaaaataatcgtgattatttttttttcctataatcgagcagcactatatatatatatatatatatatatatatatatatatatatatatatatatatatacatatacatatatattagggctgcacgattttggcaaacaaacatcccgattttttcctctaaaaactcgattttcgatttcgatttttgggtataactagaaaaggcaacagcagtcagcatgtcgttttcgtgagcagcccacaatgcaagccactgctctgacctcaaagctgtgatggtatcacgtgatgaacccacagttttgttttgttttttttcttcattaaatctttgaaatgaagtagagtatacaaacaatgtatacaacaagaaaataacataagtttgtcagggggaatacactataagaaaatgtccaaatcagagcaaatactgatagttgttacagcctttttgtttccacatttatctaacagctttaaataaatttcaacatcttacaaaacataaataatatttggttttgtgttacagaatttacatttgtgaatgaaaaatttagcaagtaagaggactaaattaattattaaaaaaaaaaaagtttattttttctttcttttctgggtatctggcccacagcagtgataccagtgtcagtcagtgacaggcatcagtcgtgcgtgcgtggaccaggttaatatgagtgatccacatgcggttctatttaaactggaggatctgtgcgtggaacagaccgacccaggacacactggagggattctatgtgtggagctggtggatgtgtgtgggcacagggctgtgtgggctcctctgctgaggctgatgaccccgagacccggacccggttcgcaagaagacagtacggtactgatccgggacaacggaagattagtgatccgcttgcagttatacttcagttgcgggatccgtgcgtgaagccacggcttatactGGTATAaatactgcgggttcatgaacagatttaacatccggtcattacacagacttctgtgacagaccgctgtcacaggaagagcctatggtagcccgcgggcacgcggaggcgcgcggcccggaggcatgagagagatgaaatcgattttacgatttcccttttttaaaaattgtcctaattaaaaaatccgatttcgatttaaaatcgattaatcgtgcagccctaatatatatatatatatatatatatatatatatatatatatatatatatatatatatatatatatatatatatgtcagggtagagactgcgatctggtaggatcggcgattccaccagtagagactccaatcgtagtctctaccagtagaaactccgatcagagtctctactggtagaaactccgatcctgccagtagaaactccgatcggagtctctactggtagaaactctgatcctaccaaacatttattgccaaatgcaaagttaatgttgaaattccaaaggttttgagaaaattgttgtcattttatatttcacaaatggttttaatatttggtgctttccataaattatttatatattatgtgagcgtgctgagactaactaaaaagtccagatgtgGTCATTGTACACatatagtttgaatattttgtgctTTATATGAGGTTGCTGAAAAtaactaaattaataaatgaaaacaatttcaagccatcctaccagatcgcagtttCTACCCTCACATATATATGGTCAAACATCTTTGAAAATTAAATATATCAAAGAAATTTGAAAATTAAATATTCTGAGGTTTTAACAATTCACCTGTCATTAAATTTGGACAGCTATGAATATTTTCCTCAGCTGTCAATCCCTTGTCAGTGTTGGCTTTCACACCACAGCACTTGCAAAGATGGCACTTTCACACCTCTAGGAATAAGCTTCAAAGGGACAATAGGTTTAACACCTAATATGACACAGGAGAGGTCATTCTGACATATATGACAAGTAACACCACAGAAATAGAGCATATAAAAAGTTCACATCCATCCACCTTGGTCAATTAAGTATTGGCAGTCAGTGTGACCTAAACCTTTTGACAACTACCCTCAGCTATTGACATCATGGATGAACAGAAGTTGGAGTTCTACAGACTACTAGATGATCACATCAGTGGCCTTGACCAGCAAAAACAAGCTAGTTTCTGCATTACTCAAGAGACTTATGACAAGGCTGTTGCAGCCCTTGAATTAGAAAAGGGAGTAAAGTGCACAGAAGGCAGCCACTTCAAGTATTGGTGCAACAAACACTTCAAGATACAGGAAATCGGTTCCAGGAAAATCCTTTACTGCAAGAAAACATCATGCCCTGTCGTCACCAAGGCTGATATCTTCGACACCATTAAACAGTAAGTTAAGACCACTTAACTTGTATTCTGTTAAAATTATTTTGCTGTAATTTGCAGGGTTAGCACAGATGGAGAATTTGTTCAAGGAGCTTTCTATTAGTATTTTGTGATTTTCCAAGAccccaaaagacaaaaaatatagaCATTGGATCATCTTTATTTTAatgattcaaacaaaaaaatcttaactcAAAGTTCTCAAAATTGTGTAATGATATTCATGATATTGGGAAATGCCAGATGGATAATCTTGTACCCTTAttgaataacataaaaataacagaCATTTTAATGATCATTTCTGTTTATTACTTGTGGTTTCAGATGACATCAACAAGTAGGTCATGCACGACGCTCAAAAACTTGGGATGAGATTAAGGCCAACTATTCTTGGATCCAACATGACTTGGTTCAAATGTTTCTTCGCACTTGTCCAGAGTGTTGCACTCGCGTACCAGTGAAGAAACCTCCTTCAGGAAGACCCATCATTTCACTGGGCTTTCTGACTCATGTCCAGATTGACTTAATTGACCGTCAGCAAGTTAACTTCAATGCCAAAGTAAAGAAGCTTACGAAGAGCTTCAGCAAGGGGGACACAGTAGGCATCCGCATACATGAAGTCgacagaaccaacactgacccACGTATTCTGCCCTGTCGAGTGCTTGAGGTCATGGAACAGCAGGACAAGACCCTCTACAAGTTGTACACAGCTGGGGGAATAATCAAGAACTACTTCACAGCAGAGGAGCTTTCAGACATGCGCAATGTCTGTTTCCCCTCCCTTCAGCATGTAGATATCGGCAGTCTCGAAGAGGTCACATTAATTCAAGCATCAAGGAAGAACACCAATTGGCAAGCGAGAGTTGATGGACCCACTGTGTGTGCATGCAAAGGCAGCTGCATCACCAACAGGTGCAAATGTAAGAAGGCCGGTTTGAAGTGCTCTACCAAGTGCCATACATCAACAGTTGGAGTTTGCCAGAATAAACTGTAAAATTGTACTAAAGGCAATACTGATGTGGACAATGTAGCCAAGTGACACTACTATACTGTGATATGAAATGCACATGTTCTTATGAATTTTCATAAAATATTGCCTTCTATTTGTGAAAtatacaatgacaacaaaaatgcACCTGGGATGTGTTTCAGTACCCTGTATATAATGtgtatgtcagggtagagactgcgatctggtaggatcggcgattctaccagtagagactccgattgtagtctctaccagtagaaactccgatcagagtctctgaccgtaaccctaaccctaacccgatcggagtttctactggcaggatcggagtttctaccagtagagactctgatcggagtttctactggtagagactacgatcggagtctctactggtagaatcgccgatcctaccagatcgcagtctctaccctgatatgtatatttgtttatatCATACTTTCATTTGATTACAATAAATATGTTGGTCATTTGGGCGTTACAtgatattttatgtttgttttcatttattaatttagttaTTTTCAGCAACCTCATATAAagcacaaaatattcaaactatatGTGTACAATGACcacatctggactttttagttagtctcagcatgctcacataatatataaataatttatggaaagcaccaaatattaaaaccatttgtgaaatataaaatgacaacaattttctcaaaacctttggaatttcaacattaactttgcatttggcaattctattggtaagatcggagtttctatcagtagagactccgattggagtttctaccagtaggatcggagtttctaccagtagaaactccgatcctattaaatgtttggtaggatcagagtttctaccagtagagactccgatcggagtttctactggcaggatcggagtttctaccagtagagactctgatcagagtttctactggtagagactacgattggagtctctactggtggaatcgccgatcctaccagatcgcagtctctaccctgacatatatatatgcaCTAATCCATTATGTTGCCTTTCCACACACATCTTGAAGCGGAACTCACAAAATATGTAcccgttttatttatctgaaacagttgtataatgttcttcagcacatctgtcatgttcaacctctgacagaaaataaatcatatttaatttaaaaataactttctgttgtcttcacaactaacttatgggTAACAGGAAATTTAAGCTTACAAAAATagtttatatcatgatacatattaATATCatctaatatgaaaaaaattattgtgatatgatttttttccttatcgcccagccctacaacTAATTTTACCTTTGACTATTTGTCAGCTAGTCACTGCACCCCTATTATCTACATACCATTTGAGTTTTGTTCCAACTGGActaggggtgaaacgattcctcgagttattagagtacctcgattacaaaaaatgattgaGGAATTTTCTGTGCCTCaaggaatcgcttatttaattgtaaagctcaaagcacgaCATTTCGCATGGACTACTTAATGTGACACAACGTGCTTATGTTACTCACACAAAGGAAGATAATGGAGGACGCATAAGTGTTTGGTTGAAGCAGCGGGAAGACGGAAGAGGCGAGCATAGACAGGTGAGTGAATACAGCAATGAtaacgaaagaaaaaaaaaacacaataaaaaagacaaaatgtagaAAGTGTGGAAGCATCTCAAACTGAACAGCAAGGTGAACGCCATGACATGTATCCGTTGTAACACGGCCcttccataccacaacagcacatctccAATGTAGCATCTGGGTGTCTTCTCCgaagacacccagaatggagcggaggacccgagataaaataaaattaacgtagggcaaatcaatgagattaacgttaatgtaccttactaacataacatTAGCCCTACggagggctaggtttctgttaattatggCTACTGTTGAATGTGTGACTAGTTTATTACGATTGTAACAAGCATAGATTTAGGCAGCGAGTCCTGCACCTTTGAATTGCACGGTTAGTTTcccaaaagcacggccaaaatggTGCACACGTTGCTCAAAGCTTTCTATTACCTTGTCATGGCCttattttggcaaaatccaactactttttgccaaaatgaagcgaatcatcaattaactggatatgtgtgtgtgtgtgtgtgtgtgtgtgtgtgtgtgtgtgtgtgagtgtgtgtgtgaggggggggttataggttattaGAGACTAGTAAGGTGAGGtggccattgccttgattctcctgaatatatcAGAAATGTGtgaaactgttcatgcatggactcgttccaagttcccgttcaaatgttcttgcctcttatataccacaacacattcctgttatgtctaaactgtaaattctgaaacttgaagctgccaaagttcagttgcactacaaaaaggcaatgtttatgcctttttaaaaaaagaaattattgatgtcttatatttttgaaacttacaagaaatactaagttgaaagtatttaaattttatttatttttatttgtgttttatttattttcaagaaaatacattttgttgtatgtgcacaatatgaatgtaagaaataaaactgttacttatcaaaaaaaaaaaaaaaaaaaaaggaaaccaactggtccttcattattaCGTGAAATATTATTATACTATAATATATTAAatattgtgtatttataattgctctttaactaAGCAAAAATTAGTTTCATTTGATTACTCGcttaatcgaaggaattttcagtagaatactcgaatactaaaatatttgatAGCTGCACCCCTAAACTGGACAAACAATTtctgatttgtaatttgatttagTGTACAGCATGTCAAGtccatgttgtgtatttgtagtgagtCTGCAATTCATTGCTCAACATCCAACTGAACTAAATGAGACTTCAACAGCTTTGGAAAAGCTTCATCCAGTTAATTATCCACAAAACTTAAAAAAGTTAACTTAGTTGAATTCGAACATTCTATTGGGCCAAATCAGAGCTTTCTTACATTGTGAACAGCATTGACACACAGCATCCCATCATGTCCATAACATTTCTGACAATATATctgaagataaaataaataattaactaAATAATAATATTCCAGGACAAACAAACAGAGTATCAACACTTCAGGATTGAACATTTGACTTGTCTTTTAACATGAAACATGCATTTCAGATCAGGGGTTGCCAAACAAGAAAGtcgacagactgactgactggaCCAGAACTGTACGATCtgcaactactgctactactactactactacatttccCTACAAATGGATTCAAAAAGTACGAATTTTCATAGCTTTTGTAAGGTTCTCATTTAGTAAGACCACTGGTAGCAATTAAACAATATCAACACTGTGCAGTTTTAAAAACATAACCGTGTTGACTGTTAAGCAATAATTACCTCTGTAGCTGACATAGCTCCTTCCAGATCCTGTTTGTTTGCTAGAACCAACATTGGCACCCCCTGGTTCTCAGCCAACCGGGCAATCCGGTGGAGCTCCACTTTGGCCTCCTCAATGCGCTCTGTCTCAGCAGCATCCACCACGAACACCAGGCCATCTGTCCTCCTGGTGTACGACTTCCAGAGGGGTCGTAGTTTCTCCTGGCCACCAACATCCCACACCTGGTACATGGTGGTATTGGTTTTGGAATTCCCCATGGGCAATTTAATCCGCTCCATGTTAAAACCTTTAGTGGGGATTGTCTCAACAAATTCTCGTAGCTTCAGTCTGTAGAGCAGGGAGGTTTTCCCTGCAGAGTCCAAACCAATCACAACTATGTGCAAGGACTGGAAACTGGGGAGGAATGGGGTGTTAGGGGCAATTTCTGTTAACTGGTTCCCCATGTTGTGTCCTATAAAGCGTAATAATCCCTCAGAAGTTGAAAGGGCTTAATTATCCTTCAACTGCTCCTCCTTTAACCtcgttgtgttttgttgttttcctagTCTTGCTCAGATTCTGTGCCTTTGGCAGCTTCTAAATGTCagagagtagctgctgtggttgTACAGCAGGTTCACACTCACTTCAAAGGGCTGCAGCACAACACTACTTATTATTACCAGATGTAGTCGCTGAAGACCTGGAGAGAAAAACAGAGAGGGGGAGGAAAACATGAGTCAGCTATTTTAACAAGGGCACTGGGCTGACAGTAATTAGACTGCCTGGGACTTGGTACATATCCAAACCGATGGCTAGCCTTGAAGcacagctgcacaattaatcgaaaTGTAACCACAAAATCAGCAATTATATAATGGAAAATTGCTGCAACTGAGACCTCCAGATTTAGGAGGTTGGAACAACTACACACTCTGTTGTCTGGTGATGATTTGGCTTGGATACTTTTTACTTTaagttttggtattttttatgTACGCTGacggggaaaaaaatacaaaaacacagcaTTACACTTTTATAAAATATGAACGTGAGTGAGTTATAGGCGGCATAAGCATCCTACGATATAGTGCACTAGTCTCTGGCTAATGAGGTAGAAAGAGAAGGCTACACATTTGTAAAACCTTTGTGTAAATTGCTGATAAATATCTGTCCTGCCTGAAGACAGGACAGTGGATGTGAAAGTCTTTTCATGATAAAAGACAGAAGGTACTGTCAGCTGCTGCTTCTGTTTCTAGCAGTTTCTCTTCCAAACTCAGCTAAAATATTGTCAAATGTTGGCTAATGCTAATTAATAACCAAAACTACTGAATCCTTAATAGATCCCATTTGGTAGCTAATATTTAGAAGCCACCATACTTAAAgagtaaacatacagaaaagcacatttaaaaaaaaaacaacacacatttgCCTTTGACCACGTCTGCAAAATTTTGATAAAAGGCGCATTAAGTAGTTAGTTATTATATTAACTTTAGGGTTGATGT
This region includes:
- the LOC115424646 gene encoding ADP-ribosylation factor-like protein 4D, with protein sequence MGNQLTEIAPNTPFLPSFQSLHIVVIGLDSAGKTSLLYRLKLREFVETIPTKGFNMERIKLPMGNSKTNTTMYQVWDVGGQEKLRPLWKSYTRRTDGLVFVVDAAETERIEEAKVELHRIARLAENQGVPMLVLANKQDLEGAMSATEVEKVLALHELSSSTLHHTQGCSALDGQGLQPGLEKLYEMILKRKKMLRHSKKKR